The sequence GCGTCTGTGGGTCGGCTTCTCTGACGCCTTCCCTTCGTCAGCCAACTGTAAATTTAAGATCTGGTTTTAACGTCCTGCTAATTCAAGGATAAACAGGctctgataaaaaaataataatacgtTATTTATTCTTTATCATTATAATTTTACTGCTCCAGCGCTGCTAATGGAAAATGAGATGTTCTTTATCATTGGCTGATGTTTATCACATgactctgatgtgtgtgtttgttgtgtaggagagtgtgtgttgtctgtcacACCCAGAGAGAAAGCTGATGGGATGGAGCTCAACTTCcaacaggtgaacacacacacacacacacacacacacacagacactcgtCCTGGACGGTCTGTCCTGTCGTCACACAGGTAGATGCACAGGTACGCACACAGGTCATTCATGGATCCACAGTTAGTCCTGAGTCACAGACGTATGTTCACATGTCAGTGTTCATgtgtgacacactgtgtgtgttttcagaacaTGAGTGATGCCATGGCCGTCCTCCCGAAGCTGTCCACCGGTCTGGACGTTAACGTACGTTTCACTGGAGTGACAGACTTTGAATACACACCTGAGTGCATCGTGTTCGACCTGCTGGACATCCCGCTGTACCACGGCTGGCTGGTCGACCCGCAGGTAACACACtctgcccgtgtgtgtgtgtgtgtgtgtgtgcgcgtgtgtgagtcaaactgtgtgtgtttttaatagtttttgagTCAGTGGAGCAAAATGTAGAATATCATcagctcgtgtgtgtgtgtgtgtacgtgtgctcgtgtgtgtgtgtgtgtgtgtgtgtgtgtgtgtgtgtgtgtgtgtgtgtgtgtgtgtgtgtgtgtgtgtgtgcgcgctcaGAGTCCAGAGATGGTGGCTGCTGTGGGGAAACTGAGTTACAACCAGCTGGTGGAGAAAATCATCGACTACAAACACTCTGCTGACAGCAGTCGAGTCAGtgaaggtaacacacacacgcacacacacacgcacacacacacgcacacacacacacacacgcacgcaggtaaacacacaaacttgtaattctgtctttgtgaggactcGTCATTGATGTAATACTTTCCCACGCATCTAACCTgaacccagtgtgtgtgtaaatgtgtgtgtgcgtgtgtgtaaatgtgtgtgcgtgtgtgtgctttgtccAGGTCTGGTAGCGGAGCAGTTCCTGGAGTCGACGGCGACTCAGCTGTCGTATCACGGTCTGTGTGAACTGAACACGACGGCCACAGAGGGAGAGATCTCCGTGTTCTTCAGGAACAACCACTTCAGTACCATGATCAAACACAAGGTGGAGACAAGTGGACGGGCTGGGGACAGATAACGTCCCACACACAGCCTGGTTTTAGATGTTAATGTTGCCTGTGTCACATCTGGAATAATGTCAGAACATCGAGTAAAGACGTGTAATATCCTGTGATAGCTGTGGAGGCTCAGCTCGAACGCTGAGCTCGTCAGTAAAATGAACTGAAGCTCCGTCGTGTTGTTGGTGTTGTCGGGCGGAGCAGAGCAGACGCCGGCGGCTGATGGACATGTGATCGGATGTCTGGTCGTGGCTGCTTCTTGTTTCCTGATGTTTGCTGACTGATTAAAATCAGCTGTTCTTCTCTCGGCTGTCTGACGACAGTCACCTGTACCTGTGAGTAACGCTCTCTCACCTGTCCCAGGGTCACCTGTACCTGCTGGTGACAGACCAGGGCTTCCTGCAGGAGGAGGGTTTGGTCTGGGAGTCTCTTCATAACGTCGAGGGTGACGGGAACTTCTGCGACTCTGACTTCAGACTGTGTCATCAGAGAGCTCCGCCCGCCTCCACCCTGCCCCCCTCCGCCCAggaccagcagagacagatcGACCAGGTGAGACGAGACCGATCGGCCGAGAGGATCGGTCCTTTAACGAGACTGACCGACTCACTGACTCATCTCATTGTGGGTGTTAGGACTACCTGGTGGCGGtgtccctgcagcagcagcagggcggGGCCCCGGGGCCCCTCAGTGACCTGGAGTTGGCCCGACAGCTCCAACAGGAGGaataccagcagcagcagcagcagcagcagcagcagcagggatcGGTGCAGGCAGCACAGCAGGTAAACATGTCAGAGTGACAGACACCAGGTCTCCCTCTGTGGACtcggatcaggatcaggatcaggatctggatctggatctggatctggatcagAGTCACGTTTAGGTGAAAACATCTGAGATCAGATTTTTGGCTTGAACAGAGATGACCTGGTTTCTGAAGCAGACTCAGGTTCAGGCCGTgtcacagctgactgactgactccaTGGCAACACGCTGTTTGAATGTCTGTTCCTTTAAACTCAGCTGTCGACTCACGTTGTCTTCAGGTCCATGTGaccatgttttgttgttgtttgcaggtcagaggtcaggggtcacagCAAGCCAGGAGGAGAGACAAGGACTCAGACTGTGTCCTCCTATAgactcttcatcatcttcatcatctgtaACACCAACCAccagacagccacacacacacacacacacagccacacacacacacacacacacagccacacacacacacacacacacacacagccacacacacagccacacacacacagccacacacacacagccacacacacacacacacagccacacacacacacacacagccacacacacacacacacagccacacacacacatacacagccacacacacacacacacagccacacacacacacacacagccacacacacagacacacagccacacacacacacacacacacagccacacacacacacacacacacacacacacacacacacagccacacacacacacacacacacacacacacagacacacacacacacacagacacacacacagacacacacacagacacaaacacacacagctagaTGCCAAACCCCAGTGCTTTGTGCAGCAGGTGACAGTTTGAGTTTCCAGGTTTTGGAAAGTTTGTAAATTTGTAAGAAAGGACTGTGGAGTCTGTTAGAACACACACCTGTAACAAACCAGTCTTTGTAAAAGGTTTATAAAATATAACTCATGTCTTAAGTGTCTAGAAAAATCATTTACTGATGTTTAAGTGAACAGTTACCAACCATTAATGAGATAAATCTGTAGGCTGTGCAGAGCTGAACTGATTTATCTGAAAAATCTGAAACTtctgtttaaagaaaaacagtgaaaacgtGTTTGACCTTCACAGACTCAGAGAATGATAAAATAATTCAGCCCATCAGAAGAAGTGGGACAAAGGGACAAAGATCCATCGGGTCCGTGGGTCCATCAGGTCCGTGGGTCCATCGGGTCCGTGGGTCTGTCGGGTCTCAGATTTGATCCAGATGCTTCTGCTGATGATCTGATGAACTAACCTGACGACCCAAAGGTTTTTCTTATTGATGGTTTCTAACTGATCAGTACAGCTTTAATAAATGATTGATTAACCTGTTAATGAGGCCGTTAGTCACAGCGTTTCACTTCctaaagagggaggaggactgGAGGAAGATCTGTTTTACTGAGCTGAATGACTGATGGGACCAGTTTCACCACAGGAGCTCATGTTACTGCAGGTGTTGGCTGGAGTGAGTCTACATCTCCTCCAGTAATAATGATCTTAGGGgggtctccttcaccaccacccatatccattgtgcttggtcgaggaatcaaACCGGCGACCCTCTGCTCTCCGGCCGGTCCacggtccaaagccgcactctcaCGCTGCTGCACGACGTTACAACGTTCCTGTTGTGGTGACGAGGCGTCCTCTGGTGAAACCGATCCTTTTACAATAATCAGCTTCACTGCAGATGAAACTGAAGTTTGAACCAGGACGTCAGCAGAGACCAGCGTGTGCAGGAGGTAACGTCAGTACCAAACTCCCACCAGATTTCCACCGATTTTTGTTTCCCAGCAGGGTTTTAATGAATGGAGAAAATAAGTCTAATAAACGTCCTCTTTTTAAACAGTGTATATCTGTATGTTTATAAACGTTAATTTGGATTAATGATTAATAATCTTATTTATAATTTAACGTTCGATAATTTGGACTTAAGTCAAATATCTCACAAATCAGCCACTTGATGACTTTGCAGCTCATAACTTTGATTTATTatcttgtgtctgtgttttgattgaAGACTTTTGAATTATTAGTCTTTATGATCTAAAACTTTGAAGTCACATGTTTCATGTCATATTTATGATTGTTTTTAAAACTAATCAAATCTCTTTTAATCCTGATATGAGTCAAACTGCTGACTCATTGTCTCAGAGTCTTTTTGTATTAATGACTTATTGCCTTAAAATGAGTGAGAATAAGACCTAAagtctctgtttcctctgtttgaagCTGCTGTAGATTTTAAATCTGTCGTGGAAACAAAGTGAAGgagataaaagataaaatccCTGCAGTTGCTCTGGTTCTGCTGGAACTTCTCCTTCTGCTGCTGATCCACAGGTTCAGTCCTGGCTCTGAGGATTTCTCCTCTGGAGTCGATCAAAAACTCCTGGAAGATTCAGATCCCTGATTTAAAATCACATTGAATTTAAACAGGTGATGTGTTCTCTGAGCAGGATTCAGCTCTTTGTCCACTGATCTGTTCACACTTCACTGAACAAAACTCAGCTCATTTGTTTCTGTCGCTCGTGATCGTTTCCCCAGGACGAGAAAAATCTGTGTGACATGTCAGATGTGACAttaatgtaaaatcagaatcatgAAACGTAATGAACCAACTCAGCAGTTCAGAGTTTGACCTGAAACATCCAAACTGTAATAACAAATAATGATTAAAcattaaaagttattttaaataataattcattCTCAGATGTTACTGTgtctgtaaaaatgtaaaactcacGTCACACTTGGAATCCTTCGTTCCTGCCACCTGAGCGGAAACACACCTGCCAAATACACTTGGAAAAAataggaggatgaggaggaagaagaagaggagctgaGAAATGTCAAGCTCAGACTTCATCAGATGTTTTTCTCAGGAATCAGAGCCGGACgagttaaaatgtgaaaacagagacTGTGGAGTCGCAGTGTTGATGTAAGAAgctgtgaaacacacaaacactgaagacaAAGAAGTCAGACGTTACCTGTAAACTGCATTTAACAATTTCAAATTCATACTTTCATCAGATTCACGACGTCTTTGTCTTGTATGAGAAGAGACGTCAGAATTACAGAGTTTCATCTCACCAGCAAACAACACTGACTTCTGTATTTTCTAATTAAAACAACAGATATTAATTAGAAGACTCTGAATCTCACATGTggtttttttaaaccaaaccaaaaccagaaTCTTTGTACTTTCAACcctttgaaaacaaaattcaaagaGAGGAAGCCATGAAATACCTGTGTGATTTTTCAGATTTCCTGCAGCCATGTTTTCCTCTCGGCCTCGTGATGAGACGATTTCCTTCCTGTTTCGTTGGTTATTCttcttcacacagtgaaaagtaaagtgttgttctgctgctttgttACAACAGAAACTCAGCAGATGTCTCCATGAAATCAAACCAGATAAGTTTTAATGTTAAACGTTTAGTACcaaccaaaatgaaaaactagGATTCTTTACAAATGACAGATCTTCATTCAGATAAATGCACTTAGAGTTTTTCACATCGAAATTCTTGAATGTTCAGAGCTGatggaaggaagaaagaaggcaATGAAAGGTTTTTAACAGCAGGGACGAGTTTCATCTGCGTGCAGGGCTGTCCTCTCTGGACTCACCAGACTTCACTCAGAAAAACAATCGTTTTAGCAGCTTTTATTCTAAGTTAATCGTAAAAGgcattttttcctttatttgatAGTTAACAGTTGGAAAGAACAAGGAAAAACAGTGTAGTGGATTATTTCTGACCCTTTCTGCTTTACGTTTTGCTGTCATTAGTATTTCTGTTATCAAATTGTGAactgggaaacaaaaaaaaactttttctgtcATGATGATGAAGGAGAGGACATCGAAGTGTTGAAACTCGTCCCTCAAGTGGTCAAATGTCTGATAGAAAAGCACTTCTCAGGTGAGACCCAAACTGTCTGTCCCTCCTGTTGCATTGATAAGAGTTGTACTTCCTGTATGTCTCAAGgcatctgttctgtttttctcaggAAAACTAACTCACTTCATTTACACatgtacattttcacacatgaacagaaagAACGAGTATTTGCTATTTAAGTTGCTTATGTGGTAAACTTCAGTCACAGCTGCATCTTTGTCAAGCGTGGTGGCGTATAAAGTAGCAGGCTAACCGTTAGCTGAAGGTAACATGACGCTGCTTCTGCTGCATTAGTggtcaaaacattaaaaacctgTAACAACTGTACAGATGTTAATTATGtgacagtaacacaaacatTGGCTTTATTCCAGTGAAAGGTTTTTACAGCGTTTTTACAGTTTCGTGTTTcgctgatgaatgaatgaaagttaATGACCAGAAggctgcaaacaaaaaaactgcttCTGATCTCTGAGTTTTCCTGATGCAGCTAAGGACGCGCTAACTTATTTAGCCATTAGCAAGCTAACCTGCCTGTTCTAGTTTGTCCAGTTCTGTCACTAGCTAGCTAACTTACCTGTGATTAGCTAAGTTTTTGTGTTCCTTCTTCACTCATCAACTAGCTAACAGCCTGCTAGCTTGCTAACTAGCCTCTGGCCTTCACCTTTGTAGCAGCAGCTGTGTTCACAGCTACAGGCCTGAACAAACTGTGTGAGCTAATCAGTAAGCTCAGGTAGCACTGGCCAACACTGCTGCCATTCACACTGGTTAGCTAATCTACTCACATCAACTTAAATCCTCTAAAACTGTTTGAATTGAACAAGTGATTTTCCAAGTACACAAGAAAAACTAACTCACTGACAATAATGCAGCATTTTTATGTACAAGCACCGTGTTAAAACACAGGAATGACCCTCTGGAATAAAGCCACTGCAGAGTGTTACAGCATCAGTCACAACattatgtgtttaaatgttaaaatacagACAAGAAGCCTTTGCTCGTCAACACTGACAACACGTCTGTTTGGAGATAAACATTAGTTTTagtggataaaaaaacaaacattcaaactTTTCCGATCTCctcagaaaaaaactgttttctgtgaaacacGGAGCCACGGAGCCACAGAGCCCGTCGAGTCGAGCGTTCATTAAATATGCAAACATATTATTAACAGACATATAACTGTAACACACGGATTCAGTCCAGCTCTACACAGACGTGCAGGCCGTGGAACACAGACAATGAGGTTGTTGCATAAATCTTTTACCAACCAATCGTTTCGCCGCAGCTCGGCTGCCATTTTGGCTCAAACTGGACAGAAAACAATTCAAGTAATGACTGAGTTTCACAGGAAAAACCCAGAGTTACTCTGAATGCGTGTGCACGGTCACACTGCATCCAGGTAAGCGTCCCTTCGTAATTCAACACTGtggctttgtttctgttagCATCGTTAACGTGTTGCGCGGTGACATCTTCACAGAAAACCAAGACAAATGACACGAAATGCTGTGAAGTTCAGCTCAGACTGTGAAACTGGAACCACAGGAAAAACAAGATGAAATAAACTGACGACGCGATGAATTTCCATCGGTTCTTTTTCACCAGACACTGTTCACGTTTCCGTTTCCTGTTTAATCATGTTCGTGAAAATCGCTAACTCATAAAACGTTTTTAAAAGctctgaaaacaaatggaaatttaGGAAGGCAGCAGTTAGAGCTGCACAATcaatcttaaataaaaaaaataaataaacaagctgGGAGCTGGCCTCGGAACCAGAGAGTAAAACCATGTTCGTGTTTCCAAAGAGACAAGTTTTCAGACAAGGATTCAGTCGGTAGTTTCAGAGGTTTCACCTTCTCTGACTTACGTTGCTTTTCTGTGAAAACTGAAACCAAACCTGAATTATCGTTAATGATCGTGACAAATGTCTGGTGAAAGCTCAGCGTGGAGGAATCTCAGACTCAAACTCAAATATTCCCGTCTCTTTCTAAACcgttttgtattttcttcagaGCGAAGAAAACGTgtaaagaaacaacacaaagttGATGTTGTGCTTTCTCCATGTAGTGTTTCACTCACCGCTCCGTTCTTTCCTGCAGATTTCCTCCGTCCCTCAGAGGAAGGACCAGGCCGACGTCCTGCTGGTGTTTGTCCTTCACAGCTggatcagtgtttctgtttcaggatCAGCTGACACGAGCTGCACTCAGACCAGTTTCAGAAAAACCTTCAGATTCTTTTCTGAGGATCTAATTTGCCaattaattacaaaataaaatgaaatactggAGTAACGTGGCTGTTCACGGGTTCTGTCACGTGGTTTGATGAGACACTGAATCTCAGACGTATGTGATTCAAAGTTCTTTGTCCTGTTAGGACCAGATCCAGTGTCACTGATCAGTTTGATCAGCAGACGCATCATTAAACTCAACCAATGTTTGGTGATGGagttagacagacagacaggcagacagacaggcagacagacacacagacagacagacagacagacagacagacagacagacacacacagacagacagacaggcagacagacaggcagacagagacagacagagacacagacagacaggcagacagacacacacacacacacacacagacagacagacaggcagacagacaggcagacagacaggcagacagccagacagacagacagagacacacagacagacaggcagacaggcagacagacagacagacagacaggcagacagacacacacacacacagagacagacagacaggcagacagacaggcagacagacacagacagacagacagacaggcaggcagacagacagacagacagacagacagagacacacagacagacaggcagacagacacacacacacacacagacagacagacaggcagacagacaggcagacagacagagacacacagacagacaggcagacagacacacacacacacacagacaggcagacagacagacacacaggcagacacacagatagacaggcagacagacagacacacacacacacacacacacacagacagacagacacacacacacagacagacacacacacacacacacacacagacagacacacacacacacacagacagacaggcagacagacaggcagacagacacagacagacagacagccagacagacagacacacacacacacacacacacacacacacagacagacacacagacacacagacagacagcttcAGGTGCAGCGCTCAGCGTTTCCTCTCCTGATCCTCCGTGACCCTGACGTCAGAGCAGCGGTGCTCAGGTTTGTGCTGGTTCAGAGTAAAATACACTAAAATCCAAGTCTGTTGAATGAAATGTGTCTCAGGCAGCAACACAGTAAACCAGAAGTCTGAGTTCTGAGTCTGTCTATTGTCTGTCTGAGCTGAGAAGACCCCAGATGCTGTAGCTCCCCAGCTGCACACCGACACCACGTCGCTCAACGGAGACGGTCGTGATGGAAACAGATGAGGTTACAGACGAAAACAAATCCGGTAAAACCTCAGCGGCTCGTTCACCTTCTGCTTCCATCAGAAGAAGAAACGTCTCCGACTCCAGATGTGAAAGGTGCGAAGACGTTTCTGTGGGAATCAGTCGGAGTTGGCAGGAAGTTTGGACGTCAGCGCCGTCTCTTGTCACATGATGCCGTTGGTGACGTACTGGAAGGAGTCGTAGAGTTTGGTGGTGATGGAGCGCATGGATCCatccaccagctgctccaccagcagctgcagctgctcctcagtCAGAGACATGTGGAACCGCTCCTTCAGGCTGCGGATGGTGCTGGAGCCATGGAAACAGGGAAGGTGGGAACCTGGGCGGAGACAAGAGAAACACCATCAGCATGAGGAGACTGAACGAGTCCGAAACTCACCTGAACCACCTGAACCTGCAGCCATCAGTCACTCTGCTGGTCCCTCAGCAGACAGTCTCTGTATAAATACATCAGCATCATctgatcacagagcagcagcagggctgcAACCAGGTGAAGACGCCACAGGACGTCTCCCACCACTGAGTCCTGCAGGTGATTCAGAGTCTCACGTTGTACTTGTGCTTTAGTCTTGTTGCATTTTGCAGGAAACTGTGAATTATCTGCAAACTTAAACCCTCTCACTGCTTCTCCTGAACATCGGCAGAGTCACTCGGGCTTTTCCAGACGGACCTGTGAGAGATGAACACAGGTTTGTGCGTTACCTTGCTGCATGATCTCGACGATCTGCAGCACCTTCTCCATGTGTTTCCTGGCAGCAATCAAACCCTGAAGCATCAGCATCTTATAGTAGATAAACATGTCTCCGTCCAGACCGCCCATCACCTGAAACAGACGCATGCATGAGCTGTTTACTGGAGCCACAACCTTTAACCCTTCACCCCTGACACCAGCAGAGAAACACGAATGCGTGGTTTACTCACGTCCACGAACTCTGATGTGAGTTTGAAGGCGGACGTCTCGAAGCCGAGGTTGCGAGGAGAGCTGGACAGGATGAAACCAAAGTCGATGTGGATGATGTGTCCTTCAGAGTCCAGCAGGATGTTCCCGTTATGTCTGCACACAGAGCAGCGAGgcgttagcctagcttagcacacagtgtgtttctcaTCTATAACGTGTTCACACCCGAACGGTGACTAAATGAAGCAGATGATCTCTGAGTGTGAAGCTGTGAGGTGGTCCAACAGAGCGTCTCTCACCTGTCTTTGACCTGCAGCAGGTAACAGATGAGGCTGTACCCGGCGCAGCTCTGGACGAAGTTCCTCTGAGCGGTGAGGAAGGCCTCGGTGGTGTAGCTGCCGTGTTCCTGCAGGAAGTAGTCGAGCAGAGACAGCTGACTCTGTTTCCGCACCTGGAGGACGGAAACACAGACGACACATCCACCAAATGAAATCCAGGACATGTAACATGTAACCGTGTCTTCCGTCATGACTTCATCATCACAAACAAATCCAGCACATTCTGTAGTTCCCATAGTAACAGCATCCATTTCCCACAATCCCCGGCGTACCTGGTGCAGAGACACTGCGTTGAGGACGGGTTCGATCATCCCGCTGTCGGACGACATCACCAGGATCTTATAAGGTTTGATCCACAGAGGAACCCTCTCCTGCTGCCAGATGGActgatggaaacacacagagcgGGTCACTGAcaggtgactgacaggtgaCTGACAGGTAACCTGTGATCAGCCGAGCAGAAACAACTCCAGGTGTGT is a genomic window of Toxotes jaculatrix isolate fToxJac2 chromosome 13, fToxJac2.pri, whole genome shotgun sequence containing:
- the mindy1 gene encoding ubiquitin carboxyl-terminal hydrolase MINDY-1 isoform X2, with the protein product MLMEGLDPVPGPNTGINVPISNRDTGSPLPDRVLKEDEEATPTPPESLSLSSENGTITGITTEEESVAALLSHIKTEGGQDREGDPGLDIDLEDSSSIVTAGGSEDQRESTDSASFSIPSLELSDGVTAIGNSLDVEDGLSSSYSALGAEACSPSADVHSLKDSETLEGGAAAAAAAPPPSSSAAAAALEPGPSMPVYYLVKWITWKEKKTPIITQSENGPCPLLAIMNTLFLRWKAKLPAQTEVVTTEDLMAHLGECVLSVTPREKADGMELNFQQNMSDAMAVLPKLSTGLDVNVRFTGVTDFEYTPECIVFDLLDIPLYHGWLVDPQSPEMVAAVGKLSYNQLVEKIIDYKHSADSSRVSEGLVAEQFLESTATQLSYHGLCELNTTATEGEISVFFRNNHFSTMIKHKGHLYLLVTDQGFLQEEGLVWESLHNVEGDGNFCDSDFRLCHQRAPPASTLPPSAQDQQRQIDQDYLVAVSLQQQQGGAPGPLSDLELARQLQQEEYQQQQQQQQQQQGSVQAAQQVRGQGSQQARRRDKDSDCVLL
- the mindy1 gene encoding ubiquitin carboxyl-terminal hydrolase MINDY-1 isoform X1 produces the protein MMAESSSEPAEAADLLIEPALTTETISKELIVTMLMEGLDPVPGPNTGINVPISNRDTGSPLPDRVLKEDEEATPTPPESLSLSSENGTITGITTEEESVAALLSHIKTEGGQDREGDPGLDIDLEDSSSIVTAGGSEDQRESTDSASFSIPSLELSDGVTAIGNSLDVEDGLSSSYSALGAEACSPSADVHSLKDSETLEGAGGAAAAAAAPPPSSSAAAAALEPGPSMPVYYLVKWITWKEKKTPIITQSENGPCPLLAIMNTLFLRWKAKLPAQTEVVTTEDLMAHLGECVLSVTPREKADGMELNFQQNMSDAMAVLPKLSTGLDVNVRFTGVTDFEYTPECIVFDLLDIPLYHGWLVDPQSPEMVAAVGKLSYNQLVEKIIDYKHSADSSRVSEGLVAEQFLESTATQLSYHGLCELNTTATEGEISVFFRNNHFSTMIKHKGHLYLLVTDQGFLQEEGLVWESLHNVEGDGNFCDSDFRLCHQRAPPASTLPPSAQDQQRQIDQDYLVAVSLQQQQGGAPGPLSDLELARQLQQEEYQQQQQQQQQQQGSVQAAQQVRGQGSQQARRRDKDSDCVLL